One genomic region from Cetobacterium sp. 8H encodes:
- the gatC gene encoding Asp-tRNA(Asn)/Glu-tRNA(Gln) amidotransferase subunit GatC — translation MSLTREEVLSVAKLARLEFNEEEIQRFQADLNNILDYIDVLGEINTDNVEPLVQVNESGVKLREDVIRKSLTAEEAMKNAPASQDGALIVPKVVGE, via the coding sequence ATGTCTTTAACAAGAGAGGAAGTTCTAAGTGTAGCTAAATTAGCGAGATTAGAATTCAATGAAGAGGAAATTCAAAGATTCCAGGCAGATCTTAACAACATTTTAGATTATATAGATGTTTTAGGAGAAATAAATACAGATAATGTTGAGCCATTAGTTCAAGTTAATGAGAGTGGTGTAAAGTTAAGAGAAGATGTAATTAGAAAATCATTAACAGCTGAAGAAGCTATGAAAAATGCACCTGCATCTCAAGATGGAGCATTAATAGTACCAAAAGTAGTAGGAGAATAA
- the gatA gene encoding Asp-tRNA(Asn)/Glu-tRNA(Gln) amidotransferase subunit GatA: MKKIYELTAFEIKEKIANKELTSEEVVTAIFDRIEETDGEIGSFVSLRKDKALAEARIIDEKVKNGEQLGALAGIPVAIKDNMVSIGEPSQSASKILEGYEGIYDATVVQKLKDAGAIIIGKTNMDEFAMGSTTTTSIYEKTTKNPWDLERVPGGSSGGAATSVAAEQCFISLGSDTGGSIRQPASFCGVVGLKPTYGRISRYGLMAFSSSLDQIGPFTKTVKDSALALNILAGSDDYDSTVEDVEVPNYLDYLTGDIKGMKIGVPKEYFIEGLNSGVKKVVDEALEVFKSLGAEIVEISLPHTKYAAPTYYVLAPAEASSNLARFDGVRYGHRTKNPKNIDELYTKSRSEGFGDEVKRRIMIGTYVLSAGFFDAYFKKAQKVRRLIKNDFDRAFEQVDIIFTPVTPGPAFRLDAKKTPVELYLEDIFTIPANLAGIPGISIPAGETDGLPVGIQLLGRAFGEKDILKAGDAFEKAIKERV; encoded by the coding sequence GTGAAAAAGATATATGAGCTAACAGCTTTTGAAATAAAAGAAAAAATAGCGAATAAAGAGTTGACATCTGAAGAGGTTGTAACTGCAATATTCGATAGAATAGAGGAAACAGACGGGGAGATAGGAAGTTTTGTATCTCTTAGAAAAGATAAAGCTTTAGCAGAAGCAAGAATAATAGATGAAAAAGTAAAAAATGGGGAACAGCTAGGAGCTTTAGCAGGGATTCCTGTAGCAATAAAAGATAACATGGTTTCTATTGGAGAACCATCACAATCAGCATCTAAAATATTAGAGGGATATGAAGGAATTTATGATGCAACAGTAGTTCAAAAATTAAAGGATGCTGGAGCTATAATCATTGGAAAAACTAACATGGATGAATTTGCAATGGGATCGACAACAACGACATCAATATATGAAAAAACAACAAAAAATCCATGGGATTTAGAAAGAGTTCCAGGTGGAAGTAGTGGTGGAGCTGCGACATCTGTTGCGGCAGAACAATGTTTTATATCGCTAGGTTCTGACACAGGTGGAAGTATAAGACAGCCGGCATCATTTTGTGGTGTTGTAGGATTAAAACCTACATATGGAAGAATATCTAGATATGGACTTATGGCTTTTTCATCATCTCTAGACCAAATAGGGCCATTTACAAAAACAGTAAAAGATTCAGCTTTAGCTCTTAATATTTTAGCAGGTTCTGATGACTATGATTCTACTGTAGAAGATGTAGAGGTTCCAAATTATTTAGATTATTTAACTGGAGATATTAAAGGAATGAAGATAGGTGTTCCGAAAGAATACTTCATAGAAGGTCTTAATTCAGGAGTAAAAAAGGTTGTAGATGAAGCTTTAGAAGTATTTAAATCTTTAGGCGCAGAAATAGTTGAAATATCATTACCTCATACAAAATATGCGGCTCCAACTTATTATGTATTAGCACCTGCAGAAGCAAGTTCAAACTTAGCTAGATTTGATGGTGTGAGATATGGTCATAGAACAAAAAATCCTAAAAATATAGATGAGCTTTATACAAAATCTAGAAGTGAAGGATTTGGAGATGAAGTAAAAAGAAGAATAATGATAGGTACATATGTTTTAAGTGCAGGTTTCTTTGATGCATACTTTAAAAAAGCTCAAAAAGTTAGAAGACTTATAAAAAATGATTTTGATAGAGCTTTTGAACAAGTGGATATAATATTTACACCAGTAACGCCAGGACCAGCTTTTAGATTAGATGCTAAAAAAACTCCAGTAGAGTTATATTTAGAGGATATCTTTACTATTCCAGCAAACTTAGCAGGGATTCCAGGAATATCTATTCCAGCAGGGGAGACAGACGGATTACCTGTAGGAATTCAATTGTTAGGAAGAGCTTTTGGAGAGAAAGACATATTAAAAGCAGGGGATGCTTTTGAAAAAGCGATAAAGGAGAGAGTGTAA
- a CDS encoding pseudouridine synthase yields MRINKYLAQNGYASRREIDKLIERNEIKVNGEPVSPGQKVTEKDKITIKGKPFEKPKFEKKVYFLLNKPKGVLSASKDDRGRKTVVDLIDTTERLYPIGRLDSETEGAIILTNDGDIFNKVIHPKGEVYKEYYAVLRGEIKDKELSRVAKGVILEDGLTLPARTKILKRDQGKSEVTISIREGRNRQVRRMFDAVKCPVIYLRRDAIGKIRIGNLEVGKYRKLTSEEIKYLKSL; encoded by the coding sequence ATGAGAATAAATAAATACTTAGCACAAAATGGGTACGCTTCAAGAAGAGAGATAGATAAGCTTATTGAAAGAAATGAAATAAAAGTAAATGGAGAGCCGGTATCTCCAGGACAAAAAGTTACAGAGAAAGATAAGATAACAATAAAAGGGAAGCCTTTTGAAAAACCTAAATTTGAAAAAAAGGTATATTTTTTATTAAATAAACCAAAAGGTGTTTTAAGTGCTTCTAAAGATGATAGAGGAAGAAAAACTGTTGTAGATTTAATAGATACAACAGAAAGATTATACCCTATAGGAAGACTTGATTCTGAAACAGAAGGAGCAATAATATTAACAAATGATGGGGATATCTTTAATAAAGTTATTCATCCAAAAGGTGAAGTTTATAAAGAGTACTATGCTGTTTTAAGAGGAGAGATAAAGGATAAAGAACTTTCTAGAGTAGCTAAAGGAGTTATTTTAGAAGATGGATTAACATTACCAGCTAGAACTAAGATTTTAAAAAGAGATCAAGGGAAAAGTGAAGTAACAATCTCTATAAGAGAGGGAAGAAATCGTCAAGTTAGAAGAATGTTTGATGCTGTAAAATGCCCTGTAATCTATTTAAGAAGAGATGCAATAGGAAAAATAAGAATTGGAAACCTAGAGGTAGGAAAATACAGAAAATTAACATCAGAAGAAATAAAATATTTAAAATCATTATAA
- a CDS encoding 5'-methylthioadenosine/adenosylhomocysteine nucleosidase has protein sequence MLLGIIGAMNEEVIQLKEEMILENTREIGGYNFFKGTLLGKNIVLVECGIGKVNAAICSTLLIQEFNVDKVLFTGVAGALNPEINIGDIVVSTDLVEHDFDATAFGYDYGVIPRMEVSKFQADKDLVELAKNVAIENFGKNRVFMGTILSGDVFVASPDKIKWLRDTFNGECTEMEGASVAHVCHILNKPFVIIRSISDKANHDANMNFDEFVKLAAQNSKIIIEGMLKGF, from the coding sequence ATGTTATTAGGAATTATAGGAGCAATGAACGAAGAGGTAATCCAACTAAAAGAAGAGATGATTCTTGAAAATACGAGAGAAATAGGTGGATATAATTTTTTTAAAGGAACATTATTAGGAAAAAATATAGTATTAGTCGAGTGTGGAATTGGAAAAGTTAACGCTGCAATTTGTTCAACACTTTTGATTCAAGAATTTAATGTAGATAAAGTTTTATTTACTGGAGTTGCAGGAGCATTAAATCCAGAAATAAATATAGGGGATATTGTTGTTTCGACTGATTTAGTAGAGCACGATTTTGATGCAACAGCTTTTGGATATGATTACGGAGTTATACCTAGAATGGAAGTTTCAAAATTTCAAGCAGATAAAGATTTAGTAGAACTAGCAAAAAATGTAGCTATCGAAAATTTTGGAAAAAATAGAGTTTTTATGGGAACAATTTTAAGTGGAGATGTATTTGTAGCATCACCGGATAAAATAAAATGGTTAAGAGATACATTTAATGGTGAGTGTACAGAGATGGAAGGAGCATCAGTGGCTCATGTATGTCATATCTTGAATAAGCCATTTGTAATAATTAGATCAATATCTGATAAAGCAAATCATGATGCAAATATGAACTTTGATGAGTTTGTTAAATTAGCTGCACAAAATTCAAAAATAATAATCGAAGGAATGCTAAAAGGATTCTAA
- the scpB gene encoding SMC-Scp complex subunit ScpB: MGIKEQIESILLLGGDETKIKDLSKFFSVSIEKILEILEELKRDRFHTGINLEINEEIVYLITNPKCGEVINMYFKQEAKPKKLSNAALETLSIIAYRQPVTKSEIEAVRGVSTDRVMQTLEERKFVRICGKKASIGKPNLYEITDKFLGYLGVLSVEELPRYEEMKEKLNGTDENK; this comes from the coding sequence ATTGGAATAAAAGAACAGATAGAATCGATTCTTCTTTTAGGAGGGGATGAAACTAAAATAAAAGATTTAAGTAAATTCTTTTCTGTATCAATAGAAAAAATATTAGAAATATTAGAAGAATTAAAAAGAGACAGATTTCACACAGGAATAAATTTAGAAATTAATGAAGAAATTGTATATTTAATTACAAATCCTAAATGCGGAGAGGTAATTAATATGTATTTTAAGCAAGAAGCGAAACCTAAAAAACTATCTAACGCAGCACTAGAAACACTTTCTATAATTGCATACCGTCAACCAGTTACAAAAAGTGAGATAGAAGCTGTAAGAGGAGTTTCTACTGATAGAGTGATGCAAACTCTAGAAGAAAGAAAGTTTGTTAGAATATGTGGAAAAAAGGCTAGTATAGGAAAACCTAATCTCTATGAAATTACAGACAAGTTTTTAGGTTATTTAGGAGTATTATCTGTGGAAGAATTACCAAGATACGAAGAGATGAAGGAGAAATTAAATGGAACCGATGAGAATAAATAA
- a CDS encoding SH3 domain-containing protein, with product MKRRKLISLGIMVFGIAFLSQPLLAVTKTLKAKYENVVPMSVRVNIMNNEAEPEFLNYVFIKSVDAPVREDASVNSREIVRFPFNTKIKVLEKVEAGGNEWYKVELKDSKGTRVEGYISALLVNLRRFRFEEMNNRVKKLENFLTSEAAKGKELVSVNTYVPNPANQNMNRAKDKYGVSADQNARASYNGETLYIPDRSLMSVDSVKGNEAYVNTLSIQEKPLKVNKSVLTKHPAINPNFRKVIAIDLANENQGIFQKNAEGKWELISYTLNKTGMESTLGFETPTGYFIVPTLKYEMGYRDEQNKAAGMAKYAIRFSGGGYIHGTPINFEEDVNRDFFLREKDGTLGTVEGTRKCIRNMESHIKFLFDWVTNGKVNRKSNFQSPDENVMVIVF from the coding sequence ATGAAAAGAAGAAAGTTAATCTCTTTAGGGATTATGGTGTTTGGAATTGCTTTTTTATCTCAACCACTTCTAGCTGTTACTAAAACATTAAAAGCAAAGTATGAAAATGTAGTACCAATGAGTGTTCGTGTGAACATAATGAACAATGAAGCAGAACCAGAATTTTTAAATTATGTATTTATAAAAAGTGTGGATGCTCCAGTTAGAGAAGATGCTTCTGTAAATTCAAGAGAAATTGTAAGATTTCCTTTTAATACTAAAATAAAAGTGTTAGAAAAAGTTGAAGCAGGCGGAAATGAATGGTATAAAGTTGAATTAAAAGATAGTAAAGGTACAAGAGTAGAAGGGTATATCTCAGCATTACTTGTAAATCTTAGAAGATTTAGATTTGAAGAGATGAATAACAGAGTAAAAAAATTAGAAAACTTCTTAACATCTGAAGCAGCTAAAGGAAAAGAATTAGTTTCAGTAAATACATATGTACCAAATCCAGCTAATCAAAATATGAATAGAGCAAAGGATAAATATGGAGTGTCGGCTGACCAAAATGCTAGAGCAAGCTACAATGGTGAAACTCTATATATACCAGATAGATCTCTTATGTCTGTTGATTCAGTAAAAGGAAATGAAGCTTATGTAAATACACTTTCAATCCAAGAAAAACCTTTAAAAGTTAATAAAAGTGTTTTAACAAAACATCCAGCAATCAATCCTAATTTTAGGAAAGTTATAGCTATTGATTTAGCAAATGAAAATCAAGGTATTTTCCAAAAAAATGCCGAAGGTAAATGGGAATTAATATCTTATACATTAAATAAAACAGGAATGGAAAGTACTTTAGGTTTTGAAACGCCAACAGGATATTTTATTGTTCCTACATTAAAGTATGAGATGGGTTATAGAGATGAGCAGAATAAAGCTGCTGGAATGGCTAAATATGCTATTCGTTTCTCAGGTGGTGGATACATTCACGGAACACCTATAAACTTCGAAGAAGATGTCAACAGAGACTTTTTCTTGAGGGAAAAAGATGGGACATTAGGAACTGTAGAAGGAACTAGAAAATGTATCAGAAATATGGAGTCTCATATTAAATTTTTATTTGATTGGGTTACAAATGGAAAAGTAAACAGAAAATCGAATTTCCAAAGTCCTGATGAAAATGTAATGGTAATAGTATTTTAA
- the gatB gene encoding Asp-tRNA(Asn)/Glu-tRNA(Gln) amidotransferase subunit GatB encodes MARQWESVIGLEVHLQLKTGTKVWCGCDANYDNSEANTHTCPICLGHPGALPKLNKKVVEYAVKGALALNCKINNISTFDRKNYFYPDTPKNYQITQFETPYCENGYLDVKLNSGREFRVGITRIQIEEDAGKSIHIGTESLINFNRASMPLVEIISEPDLRSSEEAYEYLNLLKSTIKYTGISDVSMELGSLRCDANISVMEKGSKVYGTRVEVKNLNSFKAVARAIDYEIGRQIDAIENGEIINQETRLWDDDAQVTRIMRSKEDAMDYRYFAEPDLPRLVIKDEEIERIKALMPESKSEKLARFINDYTLPEYDANILTDEIELADYFEKVVELTKNPKLSSNWIMTEVLRELKDSGKTIEQSNISSEDLGKIINLIQNDVISSKIAKELFTKKLTDDRDPEVIVKEDGMVQVVDLGEIEGIIDQVLNENPKMVEDFKNSDEGRKPRVLKGLIGQVMKLSKGKANPKIVTELMESKLK; translated from the coding sequence ATGGCGAGACAATGGGAATCGGTAATAGGACTTGAAGTGCACCTTCAATTAAAAACAGGAACAAAAGTTTGGTGTGGATGTGATGCTAACTATGACAATTCAGAAGCAAATACTCACACATGCCCAATATGCTTAGGACATCCAGGAGCATTACCAAAATTAAACAAAAAAGTAGTTGAATATGCTGTAAAAGGAGCACTAGCTTTAAATTGCAAAATAAACAACATCAGTACTTTTGATAGAAAGAATTATTTCTATCCAGATACACCTAAAAATTATCAAATAACACAGTTTGAAACTCCTTACTGTGAAAATGGATATTTAGATGTTAAATTAAATTCTGGAAGAGAATTTAGAGTTGGAATAACAAGAATTCAAATAGAAGAGGATGCTGGAAAATCTATACATATAGGAACAGAATCTCTTATAAATTTCAATAGAGCATCTATGCCACTAGTAGAAATTATATCTGAGCCAGATTTAAGAAGTTCGGAAGAAGCTTATGAATATTTAAACCTTCTAAAGAGCACAATAAAGTATACTGGAATAAGTGATGTTTCTATGGAATTAGGATCACTTAGATGTGATGCTAATATTTCTGTTATGGAAAAAGGAAGCAAAGTTTATGGAACAAGAGTAGAGGTTAAAAACTTAAACTCATTTAAGGCTGTAGCAAGAGCTATTGATTATGAAATTGGAAGACAAATCGATGCAATTGAAAATGGAGAAATAATAAATCAAGAGACAAGACTTTGGGATGATGACGCTCAAGTTACAAGAATAATGAGAAGTAAAGAGGATGCTATGGATTATAGATATTTTGCAGAACCAGATCTTCCAAGACTTGTAATTAAAGATGAAGAGATAGAAAGAATAAAAGCGTTAATGCCAGAATCAAAGAGTGAAAAGTTAGCAAGATTTATAAATGATTACACTTTACCTGAATATGATGCAAATATCTTGACAGACGAGATTGAATTAGCTGATTATTTTGAAAAAGTTGTAGAGCTGACAAAAAATCCGAAATTATCATCAAACTGGATAATGACAGAAGTTTTAAGAGAATTAAAAGATAGTGGAAAAACAATAGAGCAATCAAATATATCATCAGAAGATTTAGGGAAAATAATAAACTTAATTCAAAATGATGTAATATCTTCAAAGATAGCTAAAGAGTTATTTACAAAAAAATTAACGGACGATAGAGATCCTGAAGTTATCGTGAAAGAAGATGGAATGGTTCAAGTTGTAGATTTAGGAGAAATTGAAGGAATAATAGATCAAGTTCTGAATGAAAATCCTAAAATGGTGGAAGATTTTAAAAACTCTGATGAAGGTAGAAAACCGAGAGTTTTAAAAGGATTAATTGGACAAGTTATGAAACTTTCTAAAGGAAAGGCAAATCCTAAGATCGTTACAGAGCTTATGGAATCAAAATTAAAATAG
- a CDS encoding folylpolyglutamate synthase/dihydrofolate synthase family protein, which produces MSIEKLLDELYSYSLHGIKLGLQNIEKICSAMGNPEKDYKIIHVAGTNGKGSTSTTIENVLIESGKKVGKYTSPHILKFNERICANGEEISDSDIAYYYSYVKNIIEKLGITPTFFEVTTAMMFKYFSDKKMEYVVLEVGMGGKYDATNIVDADICVITNVSLDHTEFLGKTIYEIACEKAGIIKKNSRVVVGSSEPDFIRAIEEKTSNYTNVISKYKDATHKLDFEKFKTYINIGNESYEYSLFGEYQYKNFLCALEVFKMLGLPEDIIKKGVSQTVWQCRFEIIKKEKLLILDGAHNEDGVKTLCETLKIGFKKEEIVSIVSILKDKDSNGIVKKLETCVGDIIFTSLSENKRGQSAKELYEQFENKNNKQYYEDIKIAYETAKNFKDKKVILICGSFYLLSKFKEEVLKNEI; this is translated from the coding sequence ATGAGTATAGAGAAATTATTAGATGAACTATATTCTTATTCGCTTCATGGAATAAAATTAGGGCTACAAAACATAGAGAAGATTTGTTCAGCAATGGGAAATCCTGAGAAAGATTATAAGATTATTCATGTTGCAGGAACTAATGGAAAAGGATCAACATCAACAACAATAGAAAATGTACTTATAGAATCAGGAAAGAAAGTGGGAAAATATACATCCCCACATATATTAAAATTTAATGAGAGAATATGTGCTAATGGAGAAGAGATATCTGATAGTGATATAGCTTATTATTATTCGTATGTAAAAAATATAATTGAGAAATTAGGAATAACACCTACCTTTTTTGAAGTGACAACTGCAATGATGTTCAAATATTTTTCAGATAAAAAAATGGAATATGTAGTTTTGGAAGTTGGTATGGGTGGGAAATATGATGCCACAAATATAGTTGATGCCGATATCTGTGTAATAACTAATGTGAGTTTAGATCATACAGAATTTTTAGGAAAAACTATATATGAAATAGCATGTGAAAAGGCTGGAATAATAAAGAAAAATTCAAGAGTTGTCGTGGGAAGTTCTGAACCTGATTTTATTAGAGCAATTGAAGAAAAAACATCTAATTATACAAATGTTATTTCAAAATATAAAGATGCCACTCACAAGCTAGATTTTGAAAAATTTAAAACATATATTAATATTGGAAATGAAAGCTATGAGTATTCCCTTTTTGGAGAATATCAATATAAAAATTTTTTATGTGCTTTAGAAGTTTTTAAAATGTTAGGACTTCCTGAAGATATTATAAAAAAAGGAGTATCTCAGACGGTTTGGCAATGTAGGTTTGAGATCATAAAAAAAGAAAAGTTATTGATATTAGATGGTGCCCATAATGAAGATGGTGTCAAAACACTTTGCGAAACTTTAAAGATAGGTTTTAAAAAAGAGGAGATAGTATCGATAGTATCAATACTTAAAGATAAGGATAGTAATGGAATAGTAAAAAAGCTAGAAACTTGTGTGGGTGATATCATTTTTACCTCTTTGAGTGAAAATAAAAGAGGGCAAAGTGCTAAAGAATTATATGAACAATTTGAAAATAAAAACAATAAGCAATACTATGAGGATATTAAAATTGCGTATGAAACTGCTAAAAATTTTAAGGATAAAAAAGTCATTCTAATCTGTGGATCTTTTTATCTTTTAAGTAAATTTAAAGAGGAAGTATTAAAAAATGAAATTTAA
- a CDS encoding lysophospholipid acyltransferase family protein, giving the protein MYKLQYIVFKFFRWLLLLFPEKTRFKFAEMLAILGYKMIKKRRLIALANLELAFPEKTENERKRIAIESYKIMSKAFLSTLWFEDYLKNSVAIEDLDKIEKIKERGQGLAVALIHMGNMEANLKATEKFKVVTVAKTQRNPYIDRFITESRKKLNLILIKKSKQTSRELLEQIEAKNVIALFSDHRDKGANIEFFGAETVSPTGIINIALKHNMPLVIGYNVMNRDNTSTTYFTNEIELERTDSFKDDVKNNTQMLISKMERIIINYPNQWMWFHDRWKLYKKIVKK; this is encoded by the coding sequence ATGTATAAATTACAATATATAGTATTTAAATTTTTTCGTTGGTTACTTTTATTATTTCCTGAAAAAACAAGATTTAAGTTTGCAGAGATGTTGGCTATTTTAGGATATAAGATGATAAAAAAAAGAAGATTAATAGCTTTAGCTAATTTAGAGTTAGCTTTTCCTGAAAAAACAGAGAATGAAAGGAAAAGAATAGCGATTGAATCATATAAAATAATGTCTAAAGCTTTTTTATCAACTTTATGGTTTGAAGACTATCTAAAAAATAGTGTAGCCATAGAGGATTTGGATAAAATTGAAAAAATAAAAGAAAGAGGACAAGGGTTGGCGGTTGCTCTTATTCATATGGGTAATATGGAAGCTAATTTGAAAGCAACTGAAAAATTTAAAGTCGTTACAGTTGCTAAAACGCAAAGAAATCCTTACATAGATAGATTTATAACAGAGTCAAGAAAAAAGCTTAATCTTATATTAATAAAAAAGTCAAAACAAACTTCAAGAGAGCTATTAGAGCAAATAGAAGCAAAGAATGTGATAGCACTATTTAGTGATCATAGAGATAAAGGTGCAAATATTGAATTTTTTGGAGCAGAAACAGTTTCACCAACAGGAATTATAAATATTGCTTTAAAGCATAATATGCCTCTTGTAATAGGGTATAACGTTATGAATAGAGATAATACAAGTACTACATATTTTACGAATGAGATAGAGTTAGAAAGAACTGATTCTTTTAAAGATGATGTAAAAAATAATACTCAAATGTTGATTTCTAAAATGGAAAGAATAATAATAAACTATCCAAATCAATGGATGTGGTTTCACGATAGATGGAAGCTATATAAAAAGATAGTAAAAAAATAG